From a single Actinomycetes bacterium genomic region:
- a CDS encoding methyltransferase domain-containing protein gives MAGVTEPPPSGPSAAHRAGEVEQMIEPVVPARLGWLADLLGAAPGERIVDLGCGTGSTLEMIAGRLPEADLELLGLDVSAAALRAAERTLGRLPSGPRLLVQADLASRVPLASASVDRALCHNVLECLRDPDALVAEACRIVRPGGRFVLSHSDFDTLVFASEDLELTRRLVRVYCDTQQDWMDTVDGTIGRRLVDIVGRSQLEVEDVQARVNLSRRFQPGELGYGYAHNLTAALRASDQVDQAELDGWLAGLRRLDARGAFLFSVNDYAVICARP, from the coding sequence ATGGCAGGGGTGACCGAGCCGCCGCCGAGCGGGCCGTCGGCCGCCCACCGCGCCGGCGAGGTCGAGCAGATGATCGAGCCGGTGGTGCCGGCTCGGCTCGGCTGGCTGGCCGACCTGCTCGGCGCCGCACCTGGCGAGCGCATCGTCGACCTCGGTTGCGGCACCGGATCGACCCTCGAGATGATCGCGGGCAGGCTGCCTGAGGCAGACCTCGAGCTTCTCGGGCTGGACGTCAGCGCCGCCGCCTTGCGCGCCGCCGAGCGGACGCTGGGTCGACTGCCCAGCGGGCCGCGGCTGCTGGTTCAGGCCGATCTTGCCAGCCGGGTGCCATTGGCCAGCGCGAGCGTCGACCGGGCGCTCTGCCACAACGTCCTGGAGTGCCTGCGCGACCCCGACGCCCTGGTCGCCGAAGCCTGTCGGATCGTGCGCCCTGGCGGCCGCTTCGTCCTCAGCCACTCCGACTTCGACACGCTCGTCTTCGCCTCCGAGGACCTCGAGCTGACCCGCCGGCTCGTCCGGGTCTACTGCGACACCCAGCAGGACTGGATGGACACCGTCGACGGCACCATCGGCCGGCGGCTCGTCGACATCGTCGGGCGCTCCCAGCTGGAGGTGGAAGACGTGCAGGCCAGGGTCAACCTGAGCCGGCGGTTCCAGCCCGGCGAGCTCGGCTACGGGTACGCCCACAACCTGACTGCGGCGCTGCGGGCAAGCGACCAGGTCGACCAGGCCGAGCTGGACGGCTG
- a CDS encoding response regulator: MDAASHAGAPRADADAGTGSGPGAAVPRVLLVDDCAEVRQGLRELLEDEGIEIVGEAADGAAGVSRATELAPDVVLMDLRMPVMDGIAATRQIKQALPLTQVLILTAYDEWEHSARVAGAYAYLVKGTGPALVRDVVLQAWQLKVGLERRADGTGA, translated from the coding sequence GTGGACGCGGCATCCCATGCGGGCGCCCCGCGGGCGGACGCGGACGCGGGCACAGGCTCCGGGCCAGGCGCCGCGGTACCCCGGGTGCTGCTGGTCGACGACTGCGCCGAGGTCCGTCAGGGCCTGCGCGAGCTGCTCGAGGACGAGGGGATCGAGATCGTCGGCGAGGCGGCCGACGGCGCCGCCGGGGTGTCCCGGGCCACCGAGCTGGCGCCTGACGTGGTGCTGATGGACCTTCGCATGCCGGTGATGGACGGGATCGCGGCCACCCGCCAGATCAAGCAGGCGCTGCCGCTCACCCAGGTCCTGATCCTCACCGCCTACGACGAGTGGGAGCACAGCGCCCGGGTCGCCGGCGCCTACGCCTACCTGGTCAAGGGGACCGGGCCGGCCCTGGTCCGCGACGTCGTCCTGCAGGCCTGGCAGCTCAAGGTGGGCCTGGAGCGCCGCGCCGACGGCACGGGCGCCTAG